A single window of Mesotoga infera DNA harbors:
- a CDS encoding F0F1 ATP synthase subunit epsilon, with the protein MGLRTTITTPYGIEWEGEADYISFRSTEGEIGYLPERAPALMKLTVDVMEIRSGSETLRFAVHGGYVLQERDSLTIVTDAAETPEEISVERAKQRLKRAEELLEVSKSRRERARNEAKLQRHMLRIKIGSRG; encoded by the coding sequence ATGGGACTAAGAACGACAATCACAACTCCTTATGGAATCGAATGGGAGGGGGAGGCCGATTACATCTCTTTTCGATCTACTGAAGGAGAGATCGGCTACCTGCCAGAAAGAGCGCCTGCGCTGATGAAGCTTACAGTCGACGTAATGGAAATCAGATCAGGTTCTGAAACTCTGCGGTTTGCCGTTCACGGAGGATACGTCCTCCAAGAGAGAGACAGCTTGACAATCGTGACAGATGCCGCGGAGACTCCTGAGGAGATCAGCGTAGAAAGAGCCAAGCAGCGTCTAAAACGAGCAGAGGAATTGCTTGAAGTCAGCAAATCCAGGCGTGAACGCGCCAGAAACGAGGCGAAACTTCAGCGGCATATGCTGAGAATCAAGATTGGCTCGAGGGGATAA